In Pseudomonadota bacterium, a single window of DNA contains:
- a CDS encoding NUDIX domain-containing protein — translation MPSIHVDMVAVYVFRRTSTIELLQLRRAEPADAYAGTWQPIYGGVEPGETAVTAALRELLEETGLRPLRFHQVEFLETCYFRPYDRILMMPVFAAEVDAGAEVALDAEHSGHRWVSRAGVADAFLWRSQREAVAVLLEQLDHLRPANGFLNVAVEP, via the coding sequence ATGCCGTCCATTCACGTCGACATGGTTGCGGTCTATGTGTTCCGCCGCACGTCGACCATCGAGCTGCTGCAGCTTCGACGGGCCGAGCCCGCTGATGCCTATGCCGGCACCTGGCAGCCCATCTATGGTGGGGTGGAGCCGGGAGAGACCGCAGTGACGGCCGCGCTGCGTGAGCTGCTCGAGGAGACCGGTCTGCGACCGCTCCGGTTCCATCAGGTGGAGTTCCTGGAGACCTGCTACTTTCGCCCATACGATCGGATCTTGATGATGCCGGTGTTCGCCGCCGAGGTGGACGCAGGCGCAGAGGTGGCGCTCGACGCAGAGCACAGTGGCCATCGCTGGGTCTCGCGCGCGGGGGTGGCCGACGCTTTCTTGTGGCGATCGCAGCGCGAAGCAGTGGCCGTGCTGCTCGAGCAGCTCGATCACCTACGCCCCGCGAACGGCTTCCTCAACGTCGCCGTCGAGCCATGA
- a CDS encoding enoyl-CoA hydratase/isomerase family protein (Catalyzes the reversible hydration of unsaturated fatty acyl-CoA to beta-hydroxyacyl-CoA) has protein sequence MSTAPTTINIDIQGGVARVTLARPEVHNAFNDTMICELRHAFTDLGRRDDVRVVVLAGEGRSFSAGADVEWMRSAAQRTEAENLEDAGRMAAMLGAIDGCPKPVVVRVQGAALGGGVGLMACADIVVATRDARVGTTEVRLGILPAVISPFVLRKIGYGRARAHFLMGDRFDAAWAFEIGLVHRLVEQEADLDGAVNEVVAQLLAGSPAAQAETKRLLGRLLEASTPEAQTPITVETIARVRVSDEGREGLGAFLEKRKPRWLV, from the coding sequence GTGAGCACGGCTCCCACAACCATCAACATCGACATCCAAGGGGGCGTCGCCCGCGTGACGCTTGCGCGCCCCGAGGTCCACAATGCCTTCAACGACACCATGATCTGCGAGCTGAGGCACGCCTTCACCGACCTGGGGCGTCGCGACGACGTGCGTGTCGTCGTGCTGGCGGGAGAGGGGCGATCGTTCTCCGCCGGGGCCGATGTCGAATGGATGCGCAGCGCCGCGCAGCGCACCGAAGCAGAGAACCTGGAAGACGCCGGTCGCATGGCGGCCATGCTCGGCGCCATCGATGGCTGCCCGAAGCCTGTTGTGGTTCGGGTGCAAGGAGCCGCGCTTGGCGGAGGCGTTGGCCTCATGGCCTGCGCCGACATCGTGGTGGCGACGCGTGACGCGCGGGTGGGAACCACCGAGGTGCGTCTGGGAATCCTCCCCGCGGTGATCTCACCGTTCGTGCTTCGAAAGATCGGATACGGTCGCGCCCGCGCCCACTTTCTCATGGGCGACCGCTTCGATGCGGCGTGGGCGTTCGAGATCGGTCTCGTGCATCGGCTGGTCGAACAGGAGGCCGATCTCGACGGCGCAGTCAACGAGGTGGTGGCGCAGCTGCTCGCGGGAAGTCCGGCCGCGCAGGCTGAGACGAAGCGGCTCCTCGGACGCCTGCTCGAGGCTTCGACGCCTGAGGCGCAGACGCCCATCACGGTGGAGACGATTGCGAGGGTGCGCGTGAGCGACGAGGGTCGTGAAGGCCTCGGTGCCTTCCTCGAGAAGCGCAAGCCGCGCTGGCTCGTCTAG